A genomic stretch from Corynebacterium sp. 21KM1197 includes:
- a CDS encoding FtsW/RodA/SpoVE family cell cycle protein, whose product MSRILGRRTELGLLLLSALFVSAMLVNLELSQGNTLTSELAWVIGGFVVIFLAAHWALCLTAPHADQIMLPVTATLNGLGLVMIYRIDEANGTSLVTRQVLWTFVGVVLLVLVLVFLREYRSLSRYSYLLGLVGLGLLALPLVWPQPDDAEARIWIKLGPFSLQPGEFSKILLLLFFAQLLVNKRALFTVAGYRFLGLSFPRLRDLAPILAVWAIAILIMAGTNDFGPALLLFATVLGMLYLATGRTSWLLIGVVLVMIGGTGVYMISSKIQARVSNFLDPFADYDNSGFQLANSLFGMSWGGITGTGIGQGHPDIIPVVWTDFILAAVGEEMGLIGLSGVLILFALLVTRGFRTALLARDSYGKLVASGLSLTIAIQVFVVVAGISALMPMTGLTTPFMSAGGSSLMANYMLLGILLRISDSARRPTEVPAESTDGSSRLSPVGDADQADGTGYMPSVGKVS is encoded by the coding sequence TTGTCCCGGATTCTTGGCCGCCGCACGGAGCTTGGCCTGCTGCTGCTTTCCGCGCTTTTTGTTTCCGCGATGCTGGTGAACCTGGAGCTCTCCCAGGGCAATACCCTTACCTCGGAGCTGGCGTGGGTGATCGGCGGCTTCGTGGTGATCTTCCTGGCCGCGCACTGGGCCCTGTGTCTCACCGCTCCGCACGCGGATCAGATCATGCTGCCGGTCACGGCCACGCTCAACGGCCTGGGGCTGGTGATGATTTATCGCATTGATGAGGCCAATGGGACCTCCCTGGTCACCCGCCAGGTGCTGTGGACCTTTGTGGGCGTGGTGCTGCTGGTGTTGGTGCTGGTATTCCTGCGCGAGTATCGCTCGCTATCGCGGTATTCCTACCTGCTGGGGCTGGTGGGCCTGGGGCTTTTGGCCCTGCCCCTGGTGTGGCCGCAGCCGGATGACGCGGAGGCCCGCATTTGGATTAAACTCGGGCCGTTTTCCCTGCAACCGGGCGAGTTTTCCAAGATTCTGCTGCTGCTCTTCTTCGCGCAACTCCTGGTGAATAAGCGGGCGCTGTTTACGGTGGCCGGGTATCGCTTCCTGGGGCTTTCCTTCCCCCGCCTGCGCGATCTCGCCCCCATCTTGGCGGTGTGGGCCATCGCCATTCTCATCATGGCCGGTACTAATGACTTCGGCCCGGCGCTGCTGCTCTTTGCCACGGTGCTGGGCATGCTGTACCTGGCCACGGGCCGGACGTCCTGGCTGCTCATCGGCGTGGTGCTGGTGATGATCGGCGGCACGGGCGTGTACATGATTTCCAGCAAGATCCAGGCCCGCGTGAGCAACTTCCTCGACCCCTTTGCGGATTACGATAATTCCGGTTTCCAGCTGGCCAATTCCCTCTTTGGAATGTCCTGGGGTGGAATCACCGGCACGGGTATCGGCCAGGGCCACCCGGACATCATCCCGGTGGTGTGGACGGACTTCATCCTGGCCGCCGTGGGTGAGGAGATGGGTCTGATTGGCCTGTCCGGGGTGTTGATCCTCTTTGCGCTGCTGGTCACGCGCGGCTTCCGCACGGCCCTGCTGGCGCGGGATTCCTATGGCAAATTGGTGGCCTCGGGGCTATCCCTCACCATCGCCATTCAGGTGTTTGTGGTGGTGGCCGGGATCAGCGCGCTCATGCCCATGACCGGTCTGACCACGCCGTTTATGTCCGCCGGTGGCTCCTCCCTCATGGCCAATTACATGCTCCTGGGCATTCTGCTGCGCATTTCCGATTCCGCGCGTCGGCCCACGGAGGTCCCCGCGGAATCCACCGATGGTTCCTCCCGCCTATCCCCCGTGGGCGACGCCGATCAGGCCGATGGCACCGGGTACATGCCGTCCGTAGGGAAGGTGAGTTAG
- a CDS encoding PP2C family protein-serine/threonine phosphatase, with the protein MLRLNYTVASDRGLVRGNNEDSAYAGPHLLALADGMGGHAAGEVASQIMITHLEHLDQEMGDNDMLALLAAGADEANRAIADEVGARPETQGMGTTLTALAFNGREFGLCHVGDSRGYRLREGKLEQITVDDTYVQSLVNEGRLLPEDVSTHPQRSLILKAYTGREVEPTLKTIDALPGDRLLLCSDGLSDPVTHSTIEENLAQGTPAEAAQKLVELALRSGGPDNVTVVVADVVDAEGLDKKALAELPTKPATAGALCGEPSEESHPDTAAGRAAALRTKVTTVSPDGQVSSQPLAGVPDPPEAAEDPEESKESTGRGSAWRWGTLIVALVALIGLIVGGWWVYHSAKEQYFLATDDSQAIVVEQGLDYSVLGTSLHEPYQHACLGEDASVRLTEPGANQDCHRFSLSDLPESARSSVESMPAGSYEEINQQLRRLADQALPACVTLHPEAAETAEATETTEATESAEPTVTTEPTASISATERPLPEDLPQPGVQCREVK; encoded by the coding sequence ATGCTTCGTTTGAATTACACGGTGGCCTCGGATCGTGGCCTGGTACGCGGCAACAACGAGGATTCCGCCTACGCAGGGCCACACCTGCTGGCGCTGGCGGACGGCATGGGCGGCCACGCCGCGGGCGAGGTGGCCTCGCAGATCATGATTACCCACCTGGAACACCTGGATCAGGAGATGGGTGACAATGACATGCTGGCGCTGCTGGCGGCCGGGGCCGATGAGGCCAACCGCGCCATCGCGGACGAGGTGGGGGCCCGCCCGGAAACGCAGGGCATGGGCACCACGCTGACGGCCCTGGCCTTCAATGGCCGGGAGTTTGGGCTGTGCCACGTGGGCGATTCCCGTGGGTATCGGCTGCGCGAGGGCAAGCTCGAACAGATCACGGTGGACGATACGTACGTGCAGTCCCTGGTCAATGAGGGCCGCTTGCTGCCGGAGGATGTGTCCACCCACCCGCAGCGATCCCTGATTCTCAAGGCGTACACGGGCCGCGAGGTGGAGCCCACGCTGAAAACTATCGACGCCCTCCCCGGCGATCGCCTCCTGCTGTGCTCGGATGGTCTTTCCGATCCCGTCACGCATTCCACCATCGAGGAAAACCTCGCCCAGGGCACCCCGGCCGAGGCCGCCCAGAAACTGGTGGAATTGGCGCTACGCTCCGGCGGCCCGGACAACGTGACCGTGGTGGTGGCTGACGTCGTGGACGCGGAGGGCCTGGATAAGAAGGCCCTGGCCGAGTTGCCCACCAAGCCCGCCACAGCCGGTGCCCTGTGCGGCGAGCCTTCCGAGGAATCCCACCCGGATACCGCCGCCGGGCGCGCCGCTGCCCTGCGCACCAAGGTCACCACCGTCTCCCCCGATGGTCAGGTGAGTTCCCAACCTCTGGCCGGTGTGCCCGATCCCCCGGAGGCCGCCGAGGACCCGGAGGAGTCCAAGGAAAGCACGGGGCGTGGTTCAGCGTGGCGCTGGGGCACGCTCATCGTTGCTTTGGTGGCCCTCATCGGCCTGATCGTGGGCGGCTGGTGGGTGTATCACTCCGCCAAGGAGCAGTACTTCCTGGCCACGGATGATTCCCAGGCCATCGTGGTGGAACAGGGCCTGGATTACAGCGTGCTGGGTACCTCCCTGCACGAGCCGTACCAGCATGCCTGCCTGGGTGAGGATGCCTCGGTGCGGCTCACCGAGCCCGGCGCAAACCAGGATTGTCACCGCTTTAGCCTCAGCGACCTACCGGAATCGGCGCGCTCCTCGGTGGAGTCCATGCCGGCGGGCAGCTATGAGGAGATCAATCAGCAGCTGCGCCGCCTGGCCGATCAGGCCCTGCCCGCCTGCGTGACCCTGCACCCGGAAGCCGCAGAAACCGCAGAAGCCACGGAAACCACAGAGGCTACGGAATCTGCGGAGCCCACGGTGACCACGGAACCCACGGCGTCGATAAGCGCCACGGAAAGGCCCCTCCCCGAGGACCTTCCCCAGCCGGGCGTGCAGTGCCGGGAGGTGAAGTAG
- a CDS encoding penicillin-binding protein 2 gives MNRSIRFTAVFALVLTLVLLINLTVIQVFRHDEYAANPLNQRNFLETKSIPRGQITAGGQVLASSYADEDGLYHRSYEAAPVAFSPVVGYLSDVYGAAGIESAYNGILNGTDATPGRVLDQIIGADPTGNNVELTLVPEVQQVAYDQLVNNGYEGSVVAIRPSTGEILAMASSPGYDPNSIVSPQTAQEAWAELNADPGNPLLNHSTQETLPPGSIFKIITTAAGLEAGYSAGSTLTGAAEITLPNTAQTLTNYAGQACGGGGDVTLQTAFALSCNTAFVQMGIDVGSDSLRSTADAFGVGQTYDLGLPMAPGSLGDLPDDASLGQSAIGQRDVTMSALQAAVMAATVANNGTRMEPHVVSRITAPDLRELEKINAKELNQAVSPEIAAQLTELMRASERSTAGYSGQDIASKTGTAEHGDGVPPHTWYVAFGPSEGADVAVGVVVKDGGNQGYGATGGKVASPVGRAVLNAALQAAQ, from the coding sequence GTGAATCGCTCCATTCGTTTCACGGCGGTCTTTGCGCTGGTGCTTACCCTGGTGCTGCTGATTAACCTCACGGTGATTCAGGTGTTCCGCCACGATGAGTACGCGGCCAATCCGCTTAATCAACGCAATTTCTTAGAAACCAAGTCCATTCCGCGCGGTCAGATCACCGCCGGGGGCCAGGTGCTGGCCTCCTCCTACGCGGACGAGGACGGCCTGTACCACCGCAGCTACGAGGCCGCACCCGTGGCCTTCAGCCCGGTGGTGGGCTACCTCTCGGACGTGTACGGGGCGGCGGGCATCGAGTCCGCCTATAACGGCATTCTCAATGGCACGGACGCCACCCCCGGCCGGGTGCTCGATCAGATCATCGGGGCCGATCCCACCGGAAATAACGTGGAACTCACCCTGGTGCCGGAGGTGCAGCAGGTGGCCTACGATCAGTTGGTCAATAACGGCTACGAGGGTTCCGTGGTGGCCATCCGCCCCTCCACCGGGGAGATCCTGGCGATGGCATCCAGCCCCGGCTATGACCCCAATTCCATCGTGAGCCCGCAGACGGCCCAGGAGGCCTGGGCGGAACTCAACGCCGATCCCGGCAATCCCCTGCTTAACCACTCCACCCAGGAGACGCTGCCGCCCGGCTCGATCTTCAAGATCATCACCACGGCCGCCGGCCTGGAGGCCGGGTACTCCGCGGGGAGCACGCTCACCGGGGCGGCGGAGATCACGCTGCCCAATACCGCGCAGACCCTCACCAATTACGCCGGTCAGGCCTGTGGGGGCGGCGGTGACGTGACCCTGCAAACGGCCTTTGCGCTTTCCTGCAACACCGCCTTTGTACAGATGGGCATCGACGTGGGCAGCGATTCCCTGCGGAGCACCGCCGATGCCTTCGGCGTGGGCCAGACGTACGATCTGGGCCTGCCCATGGCCCCCGGCTCCCTGGGTGATCTGCCCGACGATGCCTCCCTGGGACAGTCCGCCATCGGCCAGCGCGATGTCACCATGTCCGCCCTCCAGGCGGCCGTGATGGCGGCCACGGTGGCCAATAATGGCACCCGCATGGAGCCGCACGTGGTCTCCCGCATTACCGCCCCGGATCTGCGCGAGTTAGAAAAGATCAACGCCAAGGAGTTGAACCAGGCCGTGAGTCCCGAGATCGCCGCCCAGCTCACCGAGCTCATGCGCGCCTCCGAGCGCTCCACGGCGGGTTATTCCGGCCAGGACATCGCCTCCAAGACCGGCACCGCCGAGCACGGCGATGGCGTGCCCCCGCACACCTGGTACGTGGCCTTTGGCCCCAGCGAGGGCGCGGACGTGGCCGTGGGCGTGGTGGTCAAGGACGGCGGCAACCAGGGCTATGGAGCCACGGGCGGCAAGGTGGCCTCCCCCGTGGGCCGCGCCGTACTCAATGCCGCTTTGCAGGCAGCCCAGTGA